A single genomic interval of Papaver somniferum cultivar HN1 unplaced genomic scaffold, ASM357369v1 unplaced-scaffold_7, whole genome shotgun sequence harbors:
- the LOC113343852 gene encoding UPF0481 protein At3g47200-like isoform X1, whose translation MSRYREIEMNSTEADKSKGKAPLIEHEKEKHYDPENPPESSGISKEGLYDIENPPENSRISKVPTHMRVRNLAAYEPKVVSIGPYHHGKLHLVPMENHKQTARDNLVKASKLTLKHFEDEMKKVMETLKMFYVDLDSHKWNDDAFVELMILDGCFLIEILSGPYKFHKPYSTAHPIFSEHGHAIYYDAVMQDLLMVENQIPYLAVETLWNCRMEIEPGVNAVSNVISQWIWIGVKEPGHHILDTHIVGLLEVGKKNRKPDVKVRCALKLYQSNVQFKKSASYKDMGFDKETGIFTLPSIIINERTVTTYLNMVARTLTWSASKTAELAIYAHLLGVLVQSAKDVRVLQRYEIIVNELSNHEAVVDVIQEIVNGITVPDDVRTKHRSVLKDLNEFCQRKTIRLKKVLYIWLLNLRQTHFRTPWSGLSLIAAIALLTLAGIQAAYAILSYKKQKH comes from the exons ATGAGCAGGTACAGGGAGATAGAAATGAACAGCACAGAGGCTGATAAAAGCAAAGGAAAAGCGCCGCTCATCGAACATGAGAAAGAAAAGCATTACGATCCAGAAAATCCGCCAGAGAGTTCAGGAATTTCCAAAGAAGGGCTTTACGATATAGAAAATCCACCAGAGAATTCAAGAATCTCCAAAGTCCCAACTCACATGAGGGTGAGAAACTTAGCAGCTTACGAGCCAAAAGTGGTGTCGATCGGTCCGTATCACCATGGTAAACTTCATCTTGTGCCAATGGAGAACCACAAGCAGACAGCGCGAGATAACCTTGTCAAGGCATCTAAACTGACACTCAAACACTTTGAGGATGAAATGAAAAAAGTGATGGAAACATTGAAGATGTTCTATGTGGATCTGGACAGCCATAAATGGAATGATGATGCATTCGTCGAGCTCATGATTCTTGATGGATGTTTCCTCATTGAAATCTTATCTGGTCCTTATAAATTTCATAAGCCTTACTCAACTGCTCATCCCATTTTTAGTGAACATGGGCATGCGATATACTATGATGCTGTGATGCAAGATTTGCTGATGGTTGAGAATCAAATACCTTACCTTGCAGTTGAAACATTATGGAATTGTAGAATGGAAATCGAACCG GGGGTGAATGCGGTCTCAAATGTCATCTCTCAATGGATTTGGATTGGCGTGAAAGAGCCAGGCCATCACATTCTTGACACGCATATTGTGGGATTACTAGAAGTGGGTAAGAAGAATAGGAAGCCTGATGTAAAAGTGAGGTGTGCTTTGAAGCTTTACCAGTCTAACGTGCAGTTCAAAAAGAGTGCTTCCTACAAGGATATGGGCTTCGATAAAGAAACTGGAATCTTCACCCTTCCATCTATTATCATCAACGAACGCACAGTAACAACTTATCTCAATATGGTTGCGCGGACTCTTACATGGTCAGCATCAAAAACAGCAGAACTTGCCATTTACGCTCATCTCTTGGGCGTTCTTGTACAGTCGGCCAAGGACGTTAGAGTGCTCCAACGCTATGAAATCATAGTTAATGAACTAAGTAACCATGAGGCTGTTGTGGATGTTATACAGGAAATTGTCAATGGCATCACTGTTCCGGATGATGTGAGAACTAAACACAGATCGGTTCTCAAAGACCTGAATGAGTTTTGCCAAAGGAAAACTATCAGGTTGAAGAAAGTATTGTATATTTGGTTATTGAACCTCCGGCAGACACATTTTAGAACTCCATGGTCTGGATTATCTTTAATTGCCGCAATCGCTCTTTTGACACTCGCTGGCATTCAGGCTGCGTATGCAATCTTGTCgtataaaaaacaaaaacattag
- the LOC113343852 gene encoding UPF0481 protein At3g47200-like isoform X2 yields MNSTEADKSKGKAPLIEHEKEKHYDPENPPESSGISKEGLYDIENPPENSRISKVPTHMRVRNLAAYEPKVVSIGPYHHGKLHLVPMENHKQTARDNLVKASKLTLKHFEDEMKKVMETLKMFYVDLDSHKWNDDAFVELMILDGCFLIEILSGPYKFHKPYSTAHPIFSEHGHAIYYDAVMQDLLMVENQIPYLAVETLWNCRMEIEPGVNAVSNVISQWIWIGVKEPGHHILDTHIVGLLEVGKKNRKPDVKVRCALKLYQSNVQFKKSASYKDMGFDKETGIFTLPSIIINERTVTTYLNMVARTLTWSASKTAELAIYAHLLGVLVQSAKDVRVLQRYEIIVNELSNHEAVVDVIQEIVNGITVPDDVRTKHRSVLKDLNEFCQRKTIRLKKVLYIWLLNLRQTHFRTPWSGLSLIAAIALLTLAGIQAAYAILSYKKQKH; encoded by the exons ATGAACAGCACAGAGGCTGATAAAAGCAAAGGAAAAGCGCCGCTCATCGAACATGAGAAAGAAAAGCATTACGATCCAGAAAATCCGCCAGAGAGTTCAGGAATTTCCAAAGAAGGGCTTTACGATATAGAAAATCCACCAGAGAATTCAAGAATCTCCAAAGTCCCAACTCACATGAGGGTGAGAAACTTAGCAGCTTACGAGCCAAAAGTGGTGTCGATCGGTCCGTATCACCATGGTAAACTTCATCTTGTGCCAATGGAGAACCACAAGCAGACAGCGCGAGATAACCTTGTCAAGGCATCTAAACTGACACTCAAACACTTTGAGGATGAAATGAAAAAAGTGATGGAAACATTGAAGATGTTCTATGTGGATCTGGACAGCCATAAATGGAATGATGATGCATTCGTCGAGCTCATGATTCTTGATGGATGTTTCCTCATTGAAATCTTATCTGGTCCTTATAAATTTCATAAGCCTTACTCAACTGCTCATCCCATTTTTAGTGAACATGGGCATGCGATATACTATGATGCTGTGATGCAAGATTTGCTGATGGTTGAGAATCAAATACCTTACCTTGCAGTTGAAACATTATGGAATTGTAGAATGGAAATCGAACCG GGGGTGAATGCGGTCTCAAATGTCATCTCTCAATGGATTTGGATTGGCGTGAAAGAGCCAGGCCATCACATTCTTGACACGCATATTGTGGGATTACTAGAAGTGGGTAAGAAGAATAGGAAGCCTGATGTAAAAGTGAGGTGTGCTTTGAAGCTTTACCAGTCTAACGTGCAGTTCAAAAAGAGTGCTTCCTACAAGGATATGGGCTTCGATAAAGAAACTGGAATCTTCACCCTTCCATCTATTATCATCAACGAACGCACAGTAACAACTTATCTCAATATGGTTGCGCGGACTCTTACATGGTCAGCATCAAAAACAGCAGAACTTGCCATTTACGCTCATCTCTTGGGCGTTCTTGTACAGTCGGCCAAGGACGTTAGAGTGCTCCAACGCTATGAAATCATAGTTAATGAACTAAGTAACCATGAGGCTGTTGTGGATGTTATACAGGAAATTGTCAATGGCATCACTGTTCCGGATGATGTGAGAACTAAACACAGATCGGTTCTCAAAGACCTGAATGAGTTTTGCCAAAGGAAAACTATCAGGTTGAAGAAAGTATTGTATATTTGGTTATTGAACCTCCGGCAGACACATTTTAGAACTCCATGGTCTGGATTATCTTTAATTGCCGCAATCGCTCTTTTGACACTCGCTGGCATTCAGGCTGCGTATGCAATCTTGTCgtataaaaaacaaaaacattag
- the LOC113343882 gene encoding uncharacterized protein LOC113343882, translating into MVTVSIGEVLVSGVHAHVKKSQRKFLWSEMEIISQIQKPWVVLGDFNAIISPEEKFGGKAPNRISMMDFFHCLNECNLIQAPSTGQQYTWSNCQQGTKRILCVLDRVVFNSLWLHKYGDWGYKVGLRIVSDHAPLLCGCASIPRPKNVPWKFQKMWIDHPSFLSEVKKVWNENIIGDPSFIFMQKLKKLKKFLSEWNWSIFDLLAKLVAAQNEHATREVQANTLMRLKSRAKWIKDGFANTAYFHARMKIRQARNTTSELEDANGNIISDQSQIADTLVKHFQHKFEAQDVDVSEELLDVIPSVITYEDQ; encoded by the exons ATGGTAACTGTCAGTATTGGTGAAGTATTAGTTTCTGGTGTTCATGCTCATGTTAAAAAGAGTCAAAGAAAGTTTCTTTGGTCAGAGATGGAAATCATTAGTCAGATACAAAAACCATGGGTTGTTTTAGGTGATTTCAATGCTATAATTTCTCCTGAAGAGAAATTTGGTGGTAAAGCTCCTAACAGAATTTCAATGATGGATTTTTTTCATTGCCTTAATGAATGTAACTTAATTCAAGCTCCTAGCACAGGTCAGCAATACACTTGGTCCAATTGTCAACAAGGAACAAAAAGAATCCTATGTGTTCTAGATAGAGTTGTTTTCAATTCTTTATGGTTACATAAGTATGGTGATTGGGGATATAAGGTTGGATTGAGGATAGTTTCAGATCATGCTCCTTTATTATGTGGTTGTGCAAGCATACCCAGACCAAAGAATGTTCCCTGGAAATTTCAGAAAATGTGGATTGATCATCCATCATTCTTAAGTGAAGTGAAGAAAGTATGGAATGAGAATATTATTGGAGATCCATCTTTTATTTTCATGCAGAAGCTAAAAAAGTTAAAAAAGTTCTTAAGTGAGTGGAATTGGAGTATATTTG ATCTTTTAGCCAAATTAGTAGCAGCTCAAAATGAACATGCAACAAGAGAAGTTCAAGCAAATACTCTTATGAGACTTAAATCAAGAGCAAAATGGATTAAAGATGGTTTTGCAAACACTGCATACTTCCATGCTAGAATGAAGATTAGACAAGCAAGAAATACAACTAGTGAACTAGAAGATGCAAATGGAAATATTATTAGTGATCAATCTCAAATTGCAGATACTTTAGTCAAGCATTTTCAACACAAATTTGAAGCTCAAGATGTTGATGTTTCTGAAGAATTGCTTGATGTTATTCCTTCAGTTATTACATATGAAGACCAATAA